One stretch of Castor canadensis chromosome 12, mCasCan1.hap1v2, whole genome shotgun sequence DNA includes these proteins:
- the Gen1 gene encoding flap endonuclease GEN homolog 1, with amino-acid sequence MGVNDLWQILEPVKQHIHLQDLAGKTIAVDLSLWVCEAQSVKKMIGIVMKPHLRNLFFRISCLTQMGVKLVFVMEGEPPKLKADVMSKRNQMRYGPSGKTWSQKTGRSQFSSVLRECLDMLECLGIPWVQAAGEAEAMCAYLNAGGHVDGCLTNDGDAFLYGAHTVYRNFTMNVKDPHVDCYTMSSIKNKLGLDRDALVGLAILLGCDYLPKGVPGVGKEQALKLIQTLKGQSLLQRFNQWNERPCYSIPQPVIPKKLTHCSVCSHPGSPKDHERNGCKFCERDRYCEPHDYEYHCPCEWHERQLQGVENNIKKKACSCEGFPFHEVIQEFLLNKNKLGKVIRYQRPDLLLFQRFTLEKMEWPNHYASEKLLMLLTRYDMIERKLGRKNSSQLQPIRIVKPRIRNGIHCFEIEWEKPEYYAMEDKQPGELAVLTIEEESLFEEAYPEVVAVYQKQKLEIKGKKQKSMKIKSIENNLPESDDVMSFQALMTSKPTCEIFPKQNSKLNLEVAPHPVLPQESITASLNSLLLPEGAYYLNTQKQLMPSPRPSTKEPVKGINKSIVSESTQPNTSSHNVSMIANLHLSTIDWEGTSFSNSPAIQRNTFSHDLQSELESELSTISPGFENTLEQLSCEPKQYTMNNNEVLDGTLQKISPEEHLLSGITDLYLHDLSLKERINKKLFPQNNVQPDVDLKTLSLLRVKELCHVNSSSDYPSHLSEDLPRIHLQNESRNSEILKEDQLLQGNCKVNTSIPYSVNDSIVKTSSAQVGPPSTIFYHSRKVDKQSSKKIVMNSVCLDRCSSDEESAPVHGKAKDPTQKMEHCSQKYNPVLSRDSNHSKFSGPKVHTKETELSVKSHKTAGNGENCFPDPTNSSQRFLQYHKKDCNPGTCLDSPLPLCQRLKLRFQNP; translated from the exons ATGGGAGTCAATGACTTGTGGCAAATTTTGGAGCCTGTTAAGCAGCACATACACTTGCAGGATCTTGCTGGGAAAACCATTGCAGTTGACCTGAGTCTCTGGGTGTGTGAGGCACAGTCAGTCAAAAAAATGATTGGAATTGTCATGAAGCCCCACCTCAG GAACTTATTTTTTCGTATTTCGTGTTTAACGCAAATGGGTGTGAAATTAGTGTTTGTTATGGAAGGGGAACCACCAAAGCTGAAAGCTGATGTCATGAGCAAGAGGAATCAGATGCGTTATGGACCTTCGGGGAAAACATGGTCGCAGAAAACAGGGAGATCACAATTTAGCTCAGTCTTAAGAGAG TGCCTTGATATGCTCGAATGCTTGGGCATCCCCTGGGTTCAGGCTGCTGGGGAAGCTGAAGCCATGTGTGCTTACCTCAATGCGGGTGGTCATGTGGATGGCTGCCTCACCAATGATGGGGATGCTTTCCTCTATGGGGCCCACACTGTTTACAGGAATTTCACTATGAACGTCAag GACCCGCATGTTGACTGTTACACTATGTCATCCATCAAGAATAAACTAGGTTTGGATAGAGATGCTCTGGTTGGACTAGCAATACTTCTTGGCTGTGATTATCTTCCAAAG GGAGTTCCTGGAGTTGGAAAAGAGCAAGCATTAAAACTTATACAGACTTTGAAAGGCCAAAGTTTGCTTCAGAG GTTTAATCAGTGGAATGAAAGACCTTGTTACTCTATTCCACAACCAGTAATACCTAAAAAACTGACTCATTGCTCTGTGTGTTCCCATCCAG GTTCGCCTAAGGATCACGAACGTAATGGATGCAAATTTTGTGAGCGTGATAGGTACTGTGAACCACATGACTATGAGTACCACTGTCCTTGTGAATGGCATGAGAGGCAGCTACAGGGTGTGGAGAACAATATCAAAAA GAAAGCTTGCAGTTGTGAGGGATTCCCATTCCATGAG GTCATTCAAGAATTCCTTTTGAACAAGAATAAATTGGGGAAGGTCATCAGGTACCAAAGAcctgatttattattatttcag agATTCACTCTTGAAAAAATGGAGTGGCCCAATCACTATGCATCTGAGAAATTGCTGATGCTCTTGACCCGCTATGACATGATAGAAAGGAAACTTGGAAGAAAGAATTCTAGTCAACTGCAGCCAATTCG aattgttAAGCCCCGAATCAGAAATGGAATTCATTGCTttgaaatagaatgggaaaagCCTG aaTATTATGCTATGGAAGATAAACAACCTGGAGAATTGGCTGTACTTACAATCGAAGAAGAATCATTATTTGAAGAGGCCTATCCTGAGGTTGTTGCtgtttaccaaaaacaaaaattagaaattaaagggaagaaacaaaaaa gtatgaaAATTAAGTCTATAGAAAATAATTTGCCAGAATCTGATGACGTAATGAGTTTTCAGGCACTCATGACTTCAAAACCCACATGTGAAATCTTTCCTAAGCAGAATTCCAAGTTAAATTTGGAAGTCGCTCCTCATCCTGTATTACCACAGGAATCTATTACTGCGTCACTGAATAGCTTGCTTTTACCTGAAGGTGCTTACTATTTGAATACACAAAAACAGTTAATGCCTTCTCCTAGACCTTCAACAAAAGAGCCAGTGAAGGGTATTAATAAGTCTATAGTTTCAGAATCTACTCAACCAAATACCTCATCCCATAATGTATCTATGATTGCTAATCTACACTTGAGCACCATTGACTGGGAAGGTACTTCTTTTAGTAATTCTCCAGctattcaaaggaatactttctctCATGATTTACAATCAGAACTTGAATCAGAGCTATCAACCATTTCTCCTGGCTTTGAAAATACCCTAGAACAATTGTCATGTGAGCCAAAACAGTATACCATGAACAACAATGAAGTATTAGATGGGACTCTTCAAAAGATTAGTCCTGAAGAGCATCTGCTCTCTGGCATTACTGATTTATATCTTCACGATTTGTCTTTAAAGGAacgaataaataaaaaattatttcctcagaATAATGTACAACCAGATGTTGACCTCAAAACTTTGTCCCTATTAAGGGTAAAAGAATTGTGCCATGTTAATAGTAGTTCTGATTATCCATCACATCTTTCAGAGGACCTTCCGAGAattcatttgcaaaatgaatcCAGAAACTCTGAAATTCTAAAAGAAGACCAGCTGCTTCAAGGAAATTGTAAAGTGAATACTTCCATACCTTATTCTGTCAATGACTCAATAGTAAAGACCTCTAGTGCTCAAGTTGGACCACCAAGTACTATTTTCTATCATAGTAGAAAAGTTGATAAGCAATCCTCTAAGAAAATTGTCATGAATAGTGTTTGCCTTGACAGATGTTCCTCTGATGAAGAAAGTGCTCCAGTGCATGGGAAAGCTAAGGACCCAACTCAGAAAATGGAGCACTGTTCTCAGAAGTATAACCCAGTCCTATCCAGAGACAGTAACCACAGCAAATTCAGTGGACCTAAGGTGCATACTAAGGAGACCGAGCTTTCTGTGAAGTCCCATAAGACAGCTGGAAATGGAGAAAACTGCTTTCCAGATCCAACAAACAGTTCTCAGAGGTTTCTACAATATCATAAGAAGGACTGTAACCCTGGAACTTGTTTGGATAGTCCTCTTCCTTTGTGTCAAAGATTAAAACTAAGGTTCCAAAAcccttga